The following proteins are encoded in a genomic region of Oncorhynchus masou masou isolate Uvic2021 chromosome 32, UVic_Omas_1.1, whole genome shotgun sequence:
- the LOC135526473 gene encoding AP-1 complex-associated regulatory protein-like produces the protein MGNCWAYCSGIFRREANIVQRGGGSKYFRSSTTGEHYTIEFENLVESDEAESPQSCPRPISEDEIIHLKEHRYTAISDQQNLIDEKLQAELLSQEEKLRLEEEARNAAQREAARLARERKLKEQLLAQREKGKAEVQGGAAHPRKHGSGEDFDVYLQHVKVMSEAFRSSRLSSETNVITPNTESSWDFNTKTRSTNDDGTSLDLEWEDEEGMNQVVQAWERSKTEEDILRAALRPGKKQTISGTASASEDSNALEWENDFVSAHGEDYAEENAEDSEYECFVNPVMDMHTPSEETPPVEITARETEKR, from the exons ATGGGAAACTGTTGGGCTTATTGTTCTGGAATCTTCAGAAGAGAAGCAAACATTGTACAACGAGGAGGCGG GTCCAAATACTTTAGAAGCAGTACAACTGGGGAACATTACACAATAGAG TTTGAAAACCTTGTTGAGAGTGATGAG GCAGAGAGCCCACAAAGCTGTCCCAG GCCTATCAGTGAAGATGAGATCATCCACCTCAAAGAGCACCGGTATACTGCAATTTCTGATCAGCAGAACTTGATAGACGAGAAGTTGCAAGCAGAG TTATTATCACAAGAGGAGAAGTTAAGGCTAGAAGAGGAGGCTAGAAATGCTGCCCAGCGTGAGGCCGCCAGACTGGCACGCGAGCGAAAGCTAAAGGAG CAACTGCTTGCACAACGGGAAAAAGGCAAGGCAGAAGTCCAAGGTGGCGCAGCCCACCCAAGAAA GCATGGCTCAGGTGAAGACTTTGATGTCTACCTACAGCATGTGAAAGTCATGTCAGAAGCCTTCAGGAGCAGCA GGCTGTCCTCTGAGACTAATGTGATCACTCCCAACACGGAGAGCAGCTGGGACTTCAACACCAAGACCCGCTCCACCAACGATGATGGAACCTCACTGGACCTGGAGTGGGAGGACGAGGAAG GGATGAATCAGGTGGTCCAAGCGTGGGAGAGGTCTAAAACCGAGGAGGACATACTCCGAGCGGCACTCCGGCCGGGCAAGAAGCAGACAATCAGCGGTACGGCCTCCGCCTCTGAGGACTCCAACGCCCTGGAGTGGGAGAACGACTTTGTAAGCGCTCACGGCGAGGATTATGCTGAGGAGAATGCAGAGGACTCTGAATATGAGTGCTTTGTCAACCCCGTCATGGATATGCACACCCCATCTGAGGAAACACCACCGGTAGAGATAACTGCACGGGAGACTGAGAAGAGATAG